A genomic segment from Chitinophaga niabensis encodes:
- a CDS encoding helix-turn-helix transcriptional regulator, with protein MQLTTDIYRRIAAAKVFIDKNYHTSIDLEQIARQAFLSRFHFHRLFTRIYKKTPHQYVTQIRLEAAKVLLAKEGISIADVCNSIGFESHGSFSSLFSKQSGYSPQYYRNIAWLKKKLAKEQPKQFVPHCFIEQFKVDGPI; from the coding sequence ATGCAACTGACCACCGATATATACCGGCGAATTGCCGCAGCCAAGGTTTTTATTGACAAAAACTATCATACGTCAATTGATCTTGAACAGATCGCCAGGCAGGCCTTTCTATCCAGGTTTCATTTCCACCGCCTCTTCACCCGTATCTATAAGAAAACGCCGCATCAGTATGTAACGCAGATCCGGCTGGAGGCAGCAAAGGTATTACTGGCGAAAGAGGGTATCAGCATCGCCGATGTCTGCAACAGTATCGGTTTTGAGAGCCATGGCTCCTTTAGCTCCCTCTTTAGCAAACAAAGCGGATATTCACCACAATACTACAGGAACATCGCCTGGTTGAAAAAGAAGCTGGCAAAGGAACAACCAAAACAATTTGTTCCCCATTGCTTCATTGAGCAATTTAAAGTAGACGGTCCCATATAA
- a CDS encoding RNA polymerase sigma factor, which yields MSINQAYEERALISSFQQGEHKALHQIYELYMRPLCFFTEQLISNTMAAEDIVSECFINAFQRKEHFPTLGQLKAFLFTAAKNAALNYLKAQKRHDDIHHSIERGAERFTIDAENAYIKTEVMQVIFGEIEKLPPQCRQVVRLSVVEGKKAQEIAEELNMAYQTVLNQKAKGISLLRTALLKNELLSLPGLVFALFLLQR from the coding sequence TTGTCAATCAACCAGGCATATGAGGAAAGGGCGCTGATCTCATCTTTTCAGCAGGGCGAACATAAAGCACTGCACCAGATCTATGAGTTATATATGCGGCCGCTCTGCTTTTTTACAGAACAGCTTATTTCCAATACCATGGCTGCGGAAGATATCGTTTCCGAATGCTTTATTAATGCTTTCCAAAGAAAAGAACACTTCCCCACACTTGGCCAGCTGAAGGCCTTTCTTTTCACAGCAGCAAAGAACGCAGCACTCAATTATCTTAAGGCACAAAAAAGGCACGACGACATCCATCACTCCATAGAAAGAGGGGCAGAACGCTTTACAATAGATGCAGAAAACGCTTATATCAAAACAGAAGTGATGCAGGTTATTTTCGGGGAGATCGAGAAACTGCCTCCGCAATGCCGCCAGGTGGTCCGCCTGTCTGTTGTTGAAGGAAAAAAGGCGCAGGAAATAGCGGAGGAGTTAAATATGGCCTATCAGACGGTTTTGAATCAAAAGGCAAAAGGGATAAGCCTGCTCCGCACCGCCCTCCTGAAAAATGAGCTCCTTTCCCTGCCAGGGCTTGTTTTTGCACTATTCCTGCTCCAGCGGTAA